One Synechococcus sp. JA-2-3B'a(2-13) genomic window carries:
- the ylqF gene encoding ribosome biogenesis GTPase YlqF translates to MSSPAIQWYPGHIAKAIGQLREELQRVDAVIEVLDARIPLASRHPELGRWLGEKPRLLALNRADCIEAGDLKAWQEYFLRQGIPVYPTNGRSGEGVNRLKQAVLHLGQSVNTRRQQRGMRPRAVRAVVVGFPNVGKSALLNRLLGRRAAESAARPGVTRQLRWVRLGGELDLLDSPGIIPPSLPDQQAASLLAICDDIGEAAYDPERVAAHFLDQVLRVQPQAGSLLQKRYGWPDPIPPGGAAVQELAERRYQGDPQRAARQVLNDYRKGLLGPLALELPPKA, encoded by the coding sequence ATGAGTTCTCCGGCCATCCAGTGGTATCCCGGCCACATTGCCAAGGCGATCGGCCAGTTGCGGGAAGAGTTGCAGCGGGTGGATGCAGTCATCGAGGTGTTGGATGCGCGGATCCCGTTGGCCAGTCGTCATCCTGAGCTGGGCCGGTGGCTGGGGGAAAAACCTCGCCTCCTGGCTCTGAACAGGGCGGACTGCATTGAGGCTGGGGATCTGAAAGCTTGGCAGGAGTATTTTTTACGGCAAGGGATCCCTGTCTATCCCACCAATGGCCGCTCAGGAGAAGGGGTGAATCGCCTCAAGCAGGCGGTCTTGCACTTGGGGCAATCGGTCAACACGCGGCGTCAACAGCGGGGCATGCGACCGCGGGCCGTTCGGGCGGTGGTGGTGGGCTTTCCCAATGTGGGCAAATCTGCTTTGCTGAATCGACTGTTGGGGCGGCGGGCAGCTGAGAGCGCAGCACGTCCTGGGGTGACGCGGCAACTGCGGTGGGTGCGGCTGGGGGGAGAGTTGGATCTGTTGGACTCGCCGGGCATCATACCGCCCTCTCTGCCGGATCAACAGGCGGCCTCTCTATTGGCCATCTGCGATGACATCGGCGAAGCGGCCTACGATCCCGAACGGGTGGCGGCCCACTTTTTGGATCAAGTGCTGAGGGTGCAGCCCCAAGCCGGATCTCTCTTGCAAAAGCGCTACGGTTGGCCGGATCCGATCCCTCCCGGTGGTGCTGCAGTGCAGGAGTTGGCCGAGCGGCGGTATCAAGGGGATCCCCAGCGGGCGGCACGGCAAGTTCTCAACGACTACCGCAAGGGCTTGCTGGGGCCGCTGGCCTTGGAACTCCCTCCCAAGGCTTGA
- a CDS encoding radical SAM/SPASM domain-containing protein produces MSAVIPQLERLHIEVTNVCNFKCEFCPDGIMQRRRGHMEPALLEQILEEVAATGLARVMAFHLMGEPLLYPYLFEGIRRAAELGLRLHLTSNGSTFALWPEHIEKLNRSPFAKLTISLQTPDPVTFSIRGAPPRLTPERYFAGITQFLQVHLRSSSPTQVHLKFLDTSPHPFLVPHKALSVIDSAQQMPAQLSAWARRALQGIPDAPALDWVEAQIATYRPGRWQQIRIHPRLVLETFPLDSWGNVETDRVIPARWGYCNGASGQAGILYDGTVVPCCKDYEGQIPLGQVTLGGSLAEILRGQPACALRRGFNRLQVNHPVCQRCMGGDTCIKALARQVGSVVYFKVYRPWKQRLDPGWGQV; encoded by the coding sequence ATGTCTGCTGTTATTCCCCAACTGGAACGCCTGCACATAGAGGTGACCAACGTTTGCAACTTTAAGTGCGAGTTTTGTCCAGATGGGATCATGCAACGGCGGCGGGGGCACATGGAGCCCGCTCTGCTGGAGCAGATTTTGGAGGAAGTAGCGGCAACAGGGCTGGCCCGCGTGATGGCTTTTCACCTGATGGGGGAGCCGCTGCTCTACCCATACCTTTTCGAGGGTATTCGCAGGGCCGCTGAGCTTGGCCTTCGCCTGCACCTGACCAGCAACGGCAGCACCTTTGCCCTCTGGCCGGAGCACATTGAAAAGCTGAACCGCAGCCCCTTTGCTAAGCTAACCATTTCCCTGCAAACTCCCGATCCAGTCACCTTCAGCATTCGCGGAGCACCTCCCCGCCTCACGCCGGAGCGCTACTTTGCTGGGATTACCCAATTTCTGCAGGTGCACTTGCGCTCCTCCAGCCCTACGCAGGTGCATCTCAAATTCCTGGATACTAGCCCCCACCCGTTTTTGGTGCCGCATAAGGCTCTTTCGGTGATCGATTCTGCACAGCAGATGCCCGCTCAGCTCTCGGCTTGGGCCAGACGAGCTTTGCAAGGGATCCCGGATGCACCGGCTCTCGATTGGGTAGAAGCCCAGATTGCTACTTACCGACCGGGCCGCTGGCAGCAGATCCGCATCCATCCCCGCTTGGTTTTGGAAACGTTTCCCTTGGACAGTTGGGGCAACGTGGAGACAGACCGGGTAATCCCAGCTCGCTGGGGATACTGCAATGGCGCTTCCGGTCAGGCGGGGATCCTCTACGACGGCACGGTGGTGCCCTGTTGCAAGGACTATGAAGGGCAAATCCCGCTGGGGCAAGTGACGCTGGGGGGATCCCTGGCCGAGATTTTGCGGGGCCAACCGGCCTGTGCGCTGCGGCGGGGGTTCAATCGTCTGCAGGTGAACCATCCCGTTTGCCAGCGCTGTATGGGTGGAGACACTTGCATCAAAGCCTTGGCCAGACAAGTGGGTTCCGTTGTCTACTTCAAGGTGTATCGGCCTTGGAAACAGAGGCTGGATCCCGGTTGGGGACAAGTGTAG
- a CDS encoding NAD(P)H-quinone oxidoreductase subunit M produces MLKCTTRHVHIFAGEVTADNNFVPRDDLFTLDVDPDNELVWTDAALQKVYARFEELVEEYRGRDLTEYNIRRIGSDLEHFIRSLLKQGEIAYNLQGRAPNFSMGFPQIPAEEIVGQYIPKG; encoded by the coding sequence ATGCTGAAATGCACCACTCGCCACGTCCACATTTTTGCCGGTGAAGTTACTGCAGACAACAACTTCGTGCCCCGCGACGACCTGTTTACCCTCGATGTGGATCCGGACAACGAGCTGGTCTGGACTGATGCTGCCCTGCAAAAGGTCTATGCCCGTTTCGAAGAGTTGGTGGAAGAATACCGGGGGCGAGACTTGACCGAGTACAATATCCGCCGCATTGGGTCTGACCTGGAACATTTCATCCGCTCCCTGCTCAAGCAAGGGGAGATTGCCTACAACCTGCAGGGGCGTGCCCCCAACTTCAGCATGGGCTTTCCCCAGATCCCTGCTGAAGAAATTGTCGGCCAATACATCCCCAAGGGCTAG
- a CDS encoding DUF2996 domain-containing protein, producing MSGEPTPEAAAAEKPAEAAKPAAEDSPKAAAKKVAKEEKPFEQQITEEVIPAAIAAFQKRGVSDLELRLEGKTLVGAFAGGKKQFSVLFAEGSLNGRKFFRCTTEGSPASTIESFMIDERRVDVNLFVFYLVQRLYAQQWY from the coding sequence ATGTCTGGAGAACCCACCCCCGAGGCCGCTGCTGCCGAGAAACCCGCTGAAGCTGCCAAGCCTGCTGCTGAGGATTCCCCCAAAGCCGCTGCGAAAAAAGTTGCTAAGGAAGAAAAGCCCTTCGAGCAACAGATCACGGAAGAGGTGATCCCGGCGGCCATTGCGGCTTTTCAAAAGCGCGGAGTCAGCGATCTGGAGCTGCGCCTGGAAGGCAAGACGCTGGTCGGCGCGTTTGCAGGAGGCAAGAAGCAATTTAGCGTGCTGTTTGCTGAGGGATCCTTGAATGGCCGCAAGTTCTTCCGCTGTACCACCGAAGGATCCCCGGCCAGCACCATCGAGTCTTTTATGATCGACGAGCGGCGCGTGGATGTCAACCTATTCGTGTTTTATTTGGTGCAGCGCCTTTACGCTCAGCAGTGGTATTGA
- the glgA gene encoding glycogen synthase GlgA, producing the protein MYIVQIASECAPVIKAGGLGDVVYGLSRELEVRGHCVELVLPKYDTMRYDQIWGLHDAYRDLWVPWYGGAIHCSVYCGWVHGRLCFFIEPHSGDNFFNRGCYYGCPDDNMRFAFFSKAALEFLLQSNKRPDIIHCHDWQTGLVPVLLFEIYKYHGMGNQRVCYTIHNFKHQGFGGPEILWATGLNREPYYFHYDRLRDNFNPFSLNFMKGGIVFSNFVTTVSPNHALEVQFGDYGYGLGHTLYLHRHKFRGVLNGIDYDIWNPEIDRFIPVRYTAQTLENKAKNKKALRDRLLLQDVDKPIVAYIGRLDEQKGVHLVHHAIYRSLFKNAQFVLLGSATERGIGAWFAHEKSYLNNNPDVHIELGFNEELSHLIYAGADIIVVPSHYEPCGLTQMIGLKYGTVPVVRGVGGLVDTVFDRDYDPHKLPEQRNGYVFYHTDPAALESALDRAIDLWYTAPDQFRQLQIQGMSYDYSWNYPGKEYLEIYDFIRHR; encoded by the coding sequence ATGTACATCGTGCAGATTGCGTCTGAATGCGCCCCGGTTATCAAGGCGGGGGGACTGGGGGATGTGGTGTACGGCCTCAGCCGCGAGCTGGAGGTGCGGGGCCACTGTGTCGAGCTGGTTTTGCCCAAGTATGACACGATGCGCTACGACCAGATCTGGGGTTTGCACGACGCCTATCGCGATCTCTGGGTGCCCTGGTACGGGGGAGCCATTCACTGCTCGGTGTACTGCGGCTGGGTGCATGGCCGCCTTTGCTTTTTTATTGAGCCCCACTCGGGCGATAACTTCTTCAATCGCGGGTGTTATTACGGCTGCCCGGATGACAACATGCGTTTTGCTTTTTTCAGCAAGGCGGCTCTAGAGTTTCTCCTACAAAGCAACAAGCGCCCCGACATCATCCATTGCCACGACTGGCAGACAGGGTTGGTACCGGTGCTGCTGTTTGAGATCTACAAGTACCACGGCATGGGAAACCAGCGGGTGTGCTACACCATTCACAACTTCAAACACCAAGGCTTTGGCGGCCCAGAGATTCTTTGGGCTACCGGCCTCAACCGCGAACCCTACTACTTCCACTACGACCGTTTGCGCGATAACTTCAACCCCTTTTCTCTCAACTTTATGAAGGGGGGAATTGTTTTTTCCAACTTTGTCACTACGGTCTCTCCCAATCACGCGCTGGAGGTGCAATTTGGCGACTACGGCTATGGACTTGGCCATACCCTCTACTTGCACCGGCACAAGTTTCGCGGCGTTTTGAACGGCATCGATTACGACATTTGGAACCCGGAGATCGACCGCTTTATCCCCGTGCGCTACACTGCTCAAACGCTGGAAAATAAAGCTAAAAACAAAAAAGCTCTGCGGGATCGGCTGCTACTGCAGGATGTTGACAAGCCTATCGTGGCCTATATCGGGCGATTGGACGAGCAAAAGGGCGTGCATTTGGTGCATCATGCCATCTACCGCTCCCTGTTCAAAAATGCCCAATTTGTTCTGCTGGGATCCGCTACGGAGCGAGGGATCGGCGCTTGGTTTGCCCACGAGAAAAGCTACCTCAACAACAACCCCGATGTTCACATTGAGTTGGGCTTTAACGAAGAACTTTCCCACCTTATCTATGCGGGGGCAGACATCATCGTAGTGCCCAGCCACTACGAACCCTGTGGACTCACTCAGATGATTGGCTTGAAGTATGGCACAGTTCCGGTGGTGAGAGGAGTGGGTGGCCTGGTGGATACCGTCTTCGACCGCGACTACGATCCCCACAAATTGCCCGAGCAACGCAACGGCTACGTCTTTTATCACACAGATCCAGCTGCTTTGGAGTCGGCTCTGGATCGGGCCATCGACCTTTGGTACACCGCTCCTGACCAGTTCCGTCAACTGCAGATTCAAGGCATGAGCTACGACTACTCCTGGAACTATCCTGGCAAGGAGTATCTGGAGATCTACGACTTCATTCGTCACCGCTGA